A genomic stretch from Chitinophaga agri includes:
- a CDS encoding SusC/RagA family TonB-linked outer membrane protein yields the protein MITHLPPPKGTGVRWLHARCILHALVLSAGSITTATANTAPESGYLYFQEGAAQQQQTVSGTITDAAGQPLPGVSVSLKGSSTGTVTDANGRYTLKVNTSKGTLVLSSMGYVKKEAAFSGAAPLTITLESDQKALGEVVVVGYGTQKKVKLVGAVSAVKVDEKITSRSLPNTSSALSGLVPGLSVTQNSGMAGNNSSSLIIRGLGTVNNSSPLVVVDGMPDVDINRVNMNDIESISVLKDATSASVYGSRAANGVILITTKSGKGQKRTTINFSGTYGVEQPTRSYQFMADYARALTVHQRAAAVNTLRSNYNFKDGTIDQWMAMGMIDPLRYPNTDWWDVIMREGVLQNYNLSASGGTDNANFFISLGVMNERGLQINNDYKRYNARFNYDNKLRKNMNAGLRFAGNWSKYQYALTDGYTDDDASNTAGMDLQYAIAGITPYDPVTGYYGGVMAYNEDPQAYNPYTVYQNMLNRQNRQEANATAYIDWEPIKGLTGRVDYTLNYYNQFRWNANIPNRAYNFQTVNFGSRVYVGENAGIGNFTNTGYKTMLNGRINYHKTIGINHDLSLLGVYSEEFWYDRYQGTSRNDRLYPTLHEVDAALTDIQSTGGNSSTEGLRSYIGRVNYTAFNKYLFEANFRYDGSSRFLPGKQYGFFPSVALGWRFTEEKFLHRFTRRVLSNGKFRASYGGLGNNSGVGRTEQQATLAASHYMIDGTIAKGFVNQKMVNKDLSWESTRVLNLGLDLGFVDNHLTAEIDYYNRVTTGMNRPSEMSVLLTGAYSAPRKNIGDLRNQGIELNLTWTDRVGQLNYAVNLNGSYNITTLEKWNEFLSRGWTFLNMPYHFLYTYEDKGIAQTWQDVYNNTPQGASPGDLIRKDLNGDGRIDGNDMRAYPNVQRDRPTTVLALNTNFSWKGIDLGFLITGATGRKDYWLNNYNNINFGAQRYASTWEHWNNPWSVENRDGAWPRLSGSNNRVETTFWLDDLSYIRFKNIQLGYTLPKALLNRIGLSSFRIYCSSENIFTITSFRGLDPELTGNRSNAYPLNRTYGAGLNIGL from the coding sequence ATGATTACTCATTTACCTCCTCCAAAGGGAACGGGGGTACGCTGGCTGCATGCCAGATGTATCCTGCATGCCCTTGTCCTCTCAGCAGGATCCATTACAACCGCTACGGCAAACACTGCTCCTGAATCAGGCTACCTGTACTTCCAGGAGGGTGCGGCACAACAACAACAAACCGTTAGTGGAACAATCACCGATGCCGCCGGACAACCTTTACCCGGCGTCAGCGTTTCTTTAAAAGGATCATCAACCGGTACTGTCACCGATGCCAATGGCCGCTACACGCTCAAAGTGAACACTTCAAAAGGTACATTGGTCTTATCTTCCATGGGCTATGTAAAAAAAGAAGCCGCCTTCTCCGGCGCTGCTCCACTTACCATTACGCTTGAATCAGATCAGAAGGCCCTGGGGGAAGTGGTGGTGGTCGGCTACGGCACCCAGAAAAAGGTCAAACTCGTTGGCGCTGTTTCTGCTGTGAAGGTAGATGAGAAGATCACCAGCCGTTCTTTGCCTAATACTTCTTCTGCCTTGTCAGGACTTGTACCTGGTCTGTCAGTGACACAGAACTCCGGTATGGCGGGCAACAACTCCTCCAGCCTCATCATCCGCGGTCTTGGTACTGTGAATAACAGTAGTCCGCTGGTAGTCGTAGACGGTATGCCGGATGTGGACATCAACCGTGTCAATATGAACGACATTGAAAGTATCTCTGTCCTGAAAGATGCTACCTCCGCATCTGTATACGGTTCCAGGGCTGCTAACGGTGTAATATTGATCACCACCAAATCGGGTAAGGGACAAAAGAGAACAACGATCAATTTCTCCGGCACCTATGGAGTAGAACAGCCCACCAGGTCGTATCAGTTCATGGCTGACTATGCCCGTGCGCTGACCGTCCACCAGCGTGCCGCGGCCGTTAACACCCTGCGCTCTAATTATAACTTTAAAGATGGTACCATTGATCAGTGGATGGCAATGGGCATGATAGACCCATTACGGTACCCAAACACCGACTGGTGGGACGTGATCATGCGGGAGGGTGTCTTACAGAATTACAATCTGTCCGCTTCCGGTGGTACTGATAACGCTAACTTCTTTATCTCGCTGGGTGTGATGAACGAGAGGGGGTTGCAGATCAATAATGATTACAAACGTTATAACGCCCGCTTCAACTACGATAATAAACTACGCAAGAATATGAATGCCGGTCTGCGTTTCGCCGGTAACTGGTCTAAATACCAGTATGCGCTGACGGACGGCTACACCGACGACGATGCGTCTAATACGGCTGGTATGGACCTGCAATACGCTATCGCAGGTATTACTCCCTATGACCCCGTTACCGGCTATTATGGGGGCGTAATGGCGTATAACGAGGATCCGCAGGCTTACAACCCATATACAGTGTATCAGAACATGCTGAACCGGCAGAACCGTCAGGAGGCAAACGCTACTGCGTACATTGACTGGGAGCCTATTAAAGGACTGACCGGCCGCGTGGACTATACGCTGAACTATTACAACCAGTTCCGCTGGAATGCCAATATCCCGAACCGGGCCTATAATTTCCAGACGGTGAACTTTGGTAGCCGCGTATATGTAGGTGAGAATGCAGGTATCGGTAACTTTACCAATACCGGATACAAGACCATGCTCAACGGTCGTATCAACTATCATAAGACGATCGGTATTAACCATGATCTTTCCCTGCTCGGCGTATATAGTGAAGAGTTCTGGTATGACCGCTATCAGGGTACCTCCCGTAATGATCGTTTATACCCTACTTTGCATGAGGTAGATGCGGCGCTGACAGATATTCAGTCCACGGGTGGTAATTCAAGTACGGAAGGGTTACGCTCCTATATCGGTCGCGTTAACTATACCGCTTTTAATAAATACCTGTTCGAAGCCAACTTCCGCTATGACGGTTCTTCCCGTTTTCTGCCCGGAAAGCAATACGGCTTCTTTCCATCTGTTGCCCTGGGATGGCGTTTCACGGAAGAGAAATTCCTCCACCGCTTCACCCGTCGTGTGCTAAGTAACGGTAAGTTCCGCGCGTCTTACGGCGGATTGGGTAACAACAGTGGCGTCGGTCGTACGGAGCAACAGGCGACGCTGGCCGCCAGTCATTACATGATCGATGGTACGATCGCCAAGGGATTTGTGAATCAGAAGATGGTCAACAAGGACCTTTCCTGGGAATCGACCCGTGTGCTAAACCTCGGTCTGGACCTTGGCTTTGTGGATAATCACCTGACCGCCGAAATCGACTATTACAACCGGGTGACCACCGGCATGAACCGTCCGTCTGAAATGTCCGTATTGCTGACAGGTGCTTACAGTGCTCCCCGTAAGAATATTGGTGATCTGAGGAACCAGGGGATTGAATTAAATCTCACCTGGACTGACAGGGTCGGACAACTTAACTATGCTGTAAATCTGAATGGTTCCTATAATATTACCACGCTGGAGAAATGGAATGAATTCCTCAGCCGGGGATGGACCTTCCTGAATATGCCTTACCACTTCCTGTATACGTATGAAGATAAGGGCATTGCCCAGACATGGCAGGACGTGTATAATAACACGCCACAGGGCGCTTCCCCCGGTGATCTGATCCGTAAAGACCTGAACGGTGACGGCCGTATAGACGGTAATGACATGCGTGCATATCCTAATGTACAGCGTGACCGGCCTACCACTGTGCTCGCGTTGAATACTAATTTCTCCTGGAAGGGCATTGACCTGGGATTCCTGATCACCGGGGCTACTGGTCGTAAGGATTACTGGCTCAATAACTATAACAATATCAACTTTGGCGCACAACGTTATGCCTCCACCTGGGAGCACTGGAACAACCCCTGGTCAGTAGAGAACCGCGATGGTGCATGGCCGAGACTGAGTGGCAGTAACAACCGGGTGGAAACCACCTTCTGGCTGGATGACCTGAGCTATATCCGCTTTAAGAATATACAGCTGGGATATACACTGCCTAAAGCGCTGCTGAACAGAATAGGGCTAAGCAGCTTCCGCATCTATTGCTCTTCCGAAAACATCTTCACCATTACTTCTTTCCGCGGACTGGACCCTGAGCTGACAGGCAACAGGAGTAATGCCTATCCTCTGAACAGGACCTATGGAGCAGGATTGAACATAGGTTTATAA
- a CDS encoding RagB/SusD family nutrient uptake outer membrane protein yields MKQKTVTSYIAALLLLGVLLTTGCVKDLLEREPSTELGTGAFWRSEADATFALMGAYADIRPLFDRDYYFDGQAEYLRVRGTSTASGNLQKGDAYNGGDYSPSGYGDNFDKMYERLYGGVHRANYVIENVRKMLPAASGNSLVQLERIVGEARLLRAMVYFRLISMWGDVPYIDHVVFDNAEVAGLTRTPITQVKDSIIADLTYAFEKLPVKAPEIGRASKPAALAFRGKVQLYWASWNTFGWPELDTFMPDLAAGTNAYKAAAEDFKKVISDYGLNLFRGGEPGECDVLGKADKLPNYYYLFTPVANGDPEMIMAFSHGGTGTNQGEELMRDVAGRSHEGSQCWVSPRYEIADRYQSTITGDFADKLIPMNPANNPAARTTLNSAVNPQSYTNRDYRMKSSIMWDYEVSVGMISLKSTGWVPFIYRTWNQPVTIDGNSFITYNTDGCNSGFVLRKFLRNTAGLGRSDGTYNYPVMRLADVYLMYAEATNAVDGPQADAIQLVNRVRHRGNLPPLAAEKTANKEAFFQAIEQERIVELFGEGQRSFDLRRWRAIERVWNPPYGNGVWRIDTYGAQMTRYFQNQSEREYQQNYIFRIPPGERNRNPNLTQNTPWL; encoded by the coding sequence ATGAAACAAAAGACTGTTACATCATATATCGCAGCCTTACTGTTGCTGGGTGTTTTACTGACCACCGGCTGTGTAAAGGACCTGCTGGAGAGAGAACCTTCCACAGAACTGGGCACTGGCGCTTTCTGGAGATCAGAGGCGGATGCCACTTTCGCCCTGATGGGTGCTTACGCGGATATTCGTCCGCTTTTCGACCGCGATTATTATTTCGACGGACAGGCAGAATACCTGCGCGTGCGAGGTACAAGTACCGCCAGTGGGAACCTGCAGAAAGGAGATGCTTATAACGGTGGGGATTATAGTCCGTCGGGATATGGCGACAACTTCGACAAAATGTACGAACGCCTCTATGGTGGCGTACATCGTGCGAACTATGTTATAGAGAACGTGCGTAAGATGCTGCCTGCCGCCAGCGGTAATTCATTGGTACAGCTGGAGCGCATCGTAGGTGAAGCCCGCTTACTGCGTGCAATGGTCTATTTCAGACTCATCTCCATGTGGGGCGATGTGCCTTATATAGATCATGTCGTCTTCGACAATGCGGAAGTGGCTGGTCTGACGCGTACGCCTATTACACAGGTAAAAGATTCTATCATAGCTGACCTGACCTATGCTTTTGAAAAACTCCCGGTGAAGGCCCCCGAGATTGGCCGTGCCTCCAAACCGGCGGCACTGGCCTTCCGGGGCAAAGTACAGCTGTACTGGGCTTCCTGGAACACATTCGGCTGGCCTGAACTGGATACCTTTATGCCTGACCTGGCAGCAGGTACGAACGCTTATAAAGCGGCTGCGGAAGACTTTAAAAAAGTGATCAGCGATTATGGCCTGAACCTGTTCCGGGGTGGAGAGCCGGGAGAGTGTGACGTGCTAGGGAAAGCGGATAAACTGCCGAACTATTATTACCTGTTCACCCCTGTTGCCAACGGTGACCCGGAAATGATCATGGCCTTTTCTCATGGTGGTACCGGCACCAATCAGGGCGAAGAACTGATGCGTGATGTAGCCGGCCGTTCCCACGAGGGCTCACAGTGCTGGGTCTCTCCGCGCTATGAAATAGCAGACCGCTATCAGTCCACGATCACGGGCGATTTTGCAGATAAACTCATCCCCATGAATCCAGCGAACAATCCCGCTGCAAGAACAACGCTTAACTCAGCTGTCAATCCGCAGAGTTATACCAACCGTGACTACAGGATGAAGTCGTCTATCATGTGGGACTATGAGGTCAGCGTGGGGATGATCTCTCTGAAATCTACCGGTTGGGTACCATTTATCTATCGTACCTGGAACCAGCCGGTCACCATTGACGGCAATAGTTTCATCACCTATAATACCGATGGTTGTAACTCGGGATTTGTCCTGCGTAAGTTCCTCCGTAATACCGCCGGGCTGGGACGCAGCGACGGCACCTATAACTACCCTGTGATGCGGCTCGCAGATGTATACCTGATGTATGCGGAGGCAACCAATGCCGTGGATGGTCCGCAGGCGGATGCTATTCAGCTGGTGAACAGGGTGCGTCACAGAGGTAATCTGCCGCCACTGGCAGCGGAGAAAACCGCGAATAAAGAAGCCTTCTTTCAGGCGATCGAACAGGAGCGTATCGTCGAGTTGTTTGGCGAAGGACAACGGTCTTTTGACCTCCGTCGCTGGAGAGCCATCGAACGCGTATGGAACCCTCCCTATGGCAATGGTGTATGGCGTATAGATACCTATGGTGCACAGATGACCCGCTATTTCCAGAACCAGTCAGAAAGAGAATATCAGCAGAACTACATCTTCCGTATCCCACCGGGAGAAAGGAACAGGAATCCTAACCTGACGCAGAATACACCTTGGCTATAA
- a CDS encoding DUF4466 family protein produces the protein MRTIAVRYIIPLFCLGLLLTGCKDKEYAIPAPENAFQNDCIKRTLGPNVAGLNIEFAYAIALPATRGKIVSAQVEASIAGEAATYLEHRSYYTNGSGEDVGIAIGDPSSNEGNVTRVNFIKDTNAVTLRYFYAIPRSAQGKEVRFTFSAKSSTGETVSYSMGPYAVSRMDMVLDLPVKNGDACFISVADMAVYTEKEASANPDKIDLVYLHRAITGVTFGHALVSPGANAEYLPDVVLPPGVNKITKVRKTWNLRDFHLARLQYGIYIDDLDFEQLDMNGSPDYVLNLKSEAGTWVETADGKYRAYIYMNKVDDAKKSATISMKRYTLK, from the coding sequence ATGAGAACAATTGCTGTTCGTTATATCATACCGCTGTTCTGCCTGGGCTTACTGCTCACGGGGTGCAAGGATAAGGAATATGCTATTCCAGCGCCGGAGAACGCGTTTCAGAACGACTGTATTAAAAGAACACTTGGTCCTAATGTGGCAGGGCTGAATATTGAATTTGCCTATGCCATTGCCTTACCTGCCACACGCGGTAAGATCGTGTCCGCACAGGTGGAAGCGTCTATCGCAGGTGAGGCAGCCACTTACCTGGAACACAGGTCTTATTATACTAATGGCAGTGGTGAAGATGTCGGCATTGCTATCGGAGATCCTTCTTCCAATGAAGGGAATGTGACCAGGGTGAATTTCATTAAAGATACGAATGCTGTGACCTTACGTTATTTCTATGCGATCCCCAGATCAGCGCAGGGTAAGGAAGTGCGGTTTACTTTTTCTGCGAAAAGCAGCACCGGTGAGACGGTTTCCTATTCCATGGGACCGTATGCTGTTTCCCGTATGGACATGGTGCTGGACCTGCCGGTGAAGAACGGGGATGCCTGTTTTATTTCTGTGGCTGACATGGCCGTCTATACAGAAAAAGAAGCCAGTGCAAATCCTGACAAGATCGACCTGGTATACCTGCACCGTGCTATTACCGGTGTTACATTCGGACACGCATTAGTGTCACCGGGAGCGAATGCTGAGTACCTGCCGGATGTGGTGCTACCTCCAGGCGTCAATAAGATCACTAAGGTGCGAAAGACGTGGAACCTCCGTGATTTCCATCTGGCGCGCCTGCAGTACGGTATCTATATTGACGACCTTGATTTTGAGCAACTGGACATGAACGGTTCACCGGATTATGTACTCAATCTGAAATCAGAGGCGGGCACCTGGGTAGAGACAGCTGATGGGAAGTACCGCGCCTACATCTACATGAATAAAGTGGACGACGCAAAGAAGAGCGCTACTATCAGTATGAAACGTTACACGCTTAAATAA
- a CDS encoding alginate lyase family protein — protein MPAFCAGMIMTLLSCLYTRAAQTPPQTFLLKPEQLIAGKRQLEKKDPATQQALTTLLKIADQSLQNGPYSVVYKSKVPPSGNKHDYMSVGPYWWPDSTKVNGLPYIRKDGQVNPERYAIKDDEYQNAISRDVYYLGLAWFYTGKKQYAAHAAGLLRTWFLDTATRMNPHLNYSQAIPGITDGRGIGLIDTHNVPMLIDGIQLLKDAHVLSDQEYKGIQDWYTQFLQWMRTSPIGLDEADELNNHGTWYDVQQVVIALFTEQPELARQMLERQTKKRIDEQLDVDGRQPKELARTLSWNYSLFNLRAFFELALLAENVQVDLWHYETPGGKSLQKAYGWLLPYATGTRTWTHKQIKPKHDEAFLELSAVAARKYPAIDLSALKAQHKDYHNDLLLLTHWAY, from the coding sequence ATGCCTGCATTTTGTGCCGGAATGATAATGACCTTACTGAGCTGCCTGTATACCCGGGCAGCTCAGACGCCGCCACAGACTTTTCTGCTCAAACCAGAACAGCTGATAGCGGGGAAAAGGCAACTGGAAAAGAAGGACCCGGCGACGCAGCAGGCATTGACCACGCTGCTGAAGATCGCAGATCAGTCGCTGCAGAACGGGCCTTATTCGGTGGTCTATAAATCGAAAGTGCCACCAAGTGGCAACAAGCATGACTACATGAGTGTAGGCCCATACTGGTGGCCGGATTCAACGAAAGTCAACGGGTTACCCTATATCCGGAAGGACGGACAGGTAAATCCGGAGCGATACGCTATCAAAGATGATGAATACCAGAACGCTATTTCCAGGGATGTCTATTATCTGGGTCTCGCCTGGTTTTACACTGGTAAAAAGCAATACGCAGCACATGCCGCCGGACTGCTACGTACCTGGTTCCTGGACACCGCTACACGTATGAACCCCCACCTGAATTACAGTCAGGCGATCCCGGGAATTACGGATGGCAGGGGCATCGGATTGATAGATACGCATAACGTGCCGATGCTTATCGACGGTATACAGCTGTTAAAGGATGCCCATGTGCTTAGTGATCAGGAGTATAAAGGTATACAGGACTGGTACACGCAGTTCCTGCAATGGATGCGTACCAGTCCGATCGGACTGGACGAAGCCGATGAGTTGAATAACCACGGTACCTGGTATGATGTACAGCAGGTAGTCATCGCTTTGTTCACGGAACAACCGGAGCTGGCCAGGCAGATGCTGGAACGGCAGACGAAGAAGCGCATAGACGAACAACTCGATGTGGATGGCAGGCAACCAAAAGAACTGGCGAGAACATTATCATGGAATTACTCATTGTTCAATCTGCGGGCCTTCTTTGAACTGGCGTTGCTGGCTGAGAATGTGCAGGTAGACCTCTGGCACTATGAAACCCCCGGAGGTAAAAGTCTGCAGAAAGCCTATGGCTGGTTATTGCCCTACGCAACGGGTACCCGTACCTGGACACATAAGCAGATCAAGCCGAAGCATGATGAAGCGTTCCTGGAGTTGTCGGCCGTTGCTGCCCGTAAGTACCCGGCCATTGACCTGAGCGCCTTAAAGGCACAACATAAAGACTATCACAATGACCTGTTATTGCTGACGCATTGGGCGTACTAA
- a CDS encoding heparinase II/III domain-containing protein — protein sequence MKRWIVLTGILIVNSIGLRAQDLLSGHYTKAELAAKLIPQATWTPFPRTSDREGWKHADADIGAAIIQKAEGYLDYDWPGIPATKSLLIIRTGNRTQYQAIAGKRREVLGTLLLAEVYENKGRFIDPIINGVWSVCEESFWGVPAHLPSSFKGLMDVSQPFVELFSAETATLLAWVDYFLGPQLDAASPQIRKRIYYETNRRIFEPLMTKHHGWMATGANGRRPNNWNPWICSNWLNAVLLLERDDDKRTAAVARVLGVLDAFLNPYPADGGCDEGPGYWGAAAASLYDNIAMLNLATNNAFEYVYDDRKFAEMGKFIYRAQISERYFLDFADADPQPGMAAGMIYRFGKDIKDEEMMRFGAWYLKGENQSAVGGYHFFRRLFAIFMQDEFRKAEKGLSLPGDVWWPDLQVMVARDKEGTTDGFFVAAKGGHNDESHNHNDIGNYVVYYDGLPVLIDIGRGTYTAKTFSSKRYDIWYNRSDHHNVPTVNGYPQSAGAQFKAHNVLYRHNSSSASLTMDIGPSYPVAAGIESWQRSIRLTRGKQVNIDDVLQLTADGKVTEHLMTCYPVEVVKPGMLVIHRQEGGTSKDFYLRYPSDLLEASIEQIPLVTEEDGGVKQKWGDHIYRINLTGANIKAKSKLGFTVGLR from the coding sequence ATGAAAAGATGGATCGTTTTAACCGGCATACTGATCGTAAATAGTATCGGCCTGCGCGCGCAGGATTTGCTGAGCGGTCATTATACGAAAGCCGAACTGGCCGCGAAGCTGATACCGCAGGCCACATGGACGCCTTTCCCGCGTACGTCGGACCGGGAGGGCTGGAAACATGCAGATGCCGACATCGGGGCTGCCATTATACAGAAAGCGGAAGGCTACCTGGATTATGACTGGCCGGGTATACCTGCCACAAAATCATTACTGATCATCCGGACCGGAAACCGTACACAATACCAGGCTATAGCCGGTAAACGAAGAGAGGTGCTGGGTACGCTGTTACTGGCAGAAGTATATGAGAACAAGGGCCGTTTCATAGACCCTATCATTAATGGAGTATGGTCAGTTTGTGAAGAGTCTTTCTGGGGCGTACCAGCTCACCTGCCATCATCGTTTAAGGGATTGATGGATGTGTCGCAACCTTTTGTAGAATTGTTTTCAGCAGAGACAGCGACTTTGCTGGCGTGGGTGGATTATTTTCTTGGTCCGCAGCTGGATGCCGCGTCTCCCCAGATACGTAAAAGGATCTATTATGAAACCAACAGGCGCATCTTTGAGCCCCTGATGACCAAGCATCACGGCTGGATGGCAACTGGCGCCAATGGTAGGAGACCCAATAACTGGAATCCCTGGATCTGTTCCAACTGGCTGAATGCCGTATTGCTGCTGGAGCGGGATGATGATAAACGAACTGCGGCCGTGGCCAGGGTGCTGGGCGTACTGGATGCCTTTCTGAACCCTTATCCCGCAGATGGCGGTTGTGATGAAGGACCTGGTTACTGGGGTGCTGCGGCAGCTTCCCTATATGATAACATCGCCATGCTGAACCTGGCTACCAACAATGCATTTGAGTATGTATATGATGATAGGAAATTCGCCGAGATGGGTAAATTCATTTACAGGGCACAGATCAGCGAGCGTTATTTCCTGGACTTTGCGGATGCTGATCCGCAGCCCGGTATGGCGGCAGGCATGATCTATCGTTTCGGGAAAGACATCAAAGACGAGGAGATGATGCGCTTCGGCGCCTGGTACCTGAAAGGAGAGAACCAGTCGGCAGTTGGCGGGTATCACTTTTTCAGACGCCTGTTTGCCATTTTTATGCAGGACGAATTCAGAAAGGCGGAGAAAGGGCTATCCTTACCGGGAGATGTATGGTGGCCTGATCTGCAGGTGATGGTGGCCAGGGATAAGGAAGGCACTACGGATGGCTTTTTTGTAGCTGCGAAGGGCGGGCATAATGATGAAAGTCACAATCATAATGATATAGGCAACTACGTAGTGTACTATGACGGGCTGCCGGTACTGATCGATATTGGTCGTGGTACGTACACCGCAAAGACCTTCAGCAGCAAACGGTATGACATCTGGTACAACCGCTCCGATCATCATAATGTACCCACTGTAAATGGTTATCCGCAGTCGGCAGGTGCGCAGTTTAAGGCGCATAACGTGCTGTACAGGCATAACAGTAGTTCGGCGAGTCTGACGATGGATATCGGTCCATCTTATCCGGTGGCCGCTGGTATTGAAAGCTGGCAGCGGAGTATCCGGCTGACAAGGGGGAAGCAGGTGAACATCGATGATGTATTACAGCTGACAGCAGACGGAAAAGTGACAGAACACCTGATGACCTGCTATCCGGTGGAGGTCGTAAAGCCGGGGATGCTGGTCATTCACAGGCAGGAAGGTGGTACGTCGAAGGATTTTTATCTGCGTTATCCATCCGACCTGCTGGAGGCCAGTATTGAACAGATCCCGCTGGTGACAGAAGAGGATGGGGGCGTAAAGCAGAAGTGGGGCGATCATATTTACAGGATCAACCTGACTGGCGCCAATATAAAGGCAAAGAGTAAACTGGGTTTCACAGTAGGACTAAGGTAA
- a CDS encoding TlpA disulfide reductase family protein: MNKGLAVLVACCMAMPAMSQSFQIKGKLGRMKAPAKVYIGYNYDGKSVYDSADVDNGNFSFDKPVSYPTNVLLTVSRDGEHQTFFNARDIAHLYVEPGAIVWLTSDEDIANFSSNGSKSQDDYDVYLKHMEDAEEKLSLLTAESSNTLQNDVSDKGLAAKRDYMEHFRAAMAYRKQHMKEFIQKNTDMYISLDILEEYAGNFIDYREIEPMFNALNEKTRNSVRGKAYAKKIQTSKNTAIGAQAPEFGQKDTEGNKIMLSSYKGKVVLLNFWASWSATSRMENQELKQIIKAYDPKNLVVINVSLDERKEQWLQAIADDKMSGINVSDLRFLKNEVAELYNINAVPQNVLIDASGKIIGRNVKGTQLSEKLNGIFGK; this comes from the coding sequence ATGAATAAGGGTTTAGCGGTTCTAGTGGCTTGCTGCATGGCGATGCCGGCAATGTCACAATCATTTCAGATAAAGGGAAAGCTCGGAAGAATGAAAGCGCCTGCCAAAGTGTATATCGGTTATAACTACGATGGCAAGAGTGTATATGATTCAGCAGATGTTGACAATGGTAACTTCTCTTTCGACAAACCAGTATCCTACCCTACCAACGTATTGCTGACAGTGAGCAGAGATGGAGAACATCAGACATTTTTTAATGCAAGGGATATCGCACACCTCTATGTTGAACCAGGTGCGATCGTGTGGCTGACTTCAGATGAAGATATAGCTAACTTCAGCTCTAACGGATCAAAATCACAGGATGATTATGATGTTTATCTGAAGCACATGGAAGATGCAGAAGAGAAACTCTCCCTGCTGACCGCAGAATCGTCCAACACCTTGCAGAATGATGTATCGGATAAAGGACTGGCTGCAAAAAGAGACTACATGGAGCATTTCCGCGCAGCAATGGCTTACAGGAAACAGCACATGAAAGAATTCATTCAGAAGAACACCGATATGTATATCAGCCTGGACATCCTGGAAGAATACGCCGGTAACTTTATCGACTACCGCGAAATTGAACCGATGTTCAACGCACTGAATGAAAAGACGAGAAACTCCGTAAGAGGTAAAGCCTACGCTAAAAAAATTCAGACCTCTAAAAATACGGCTATCGGCGCACAGGCACCGGAGTTCGGACAGAAAGATACAGAAGGTAACAAAATAATGTTGTCTTCTTACAAAGGAAAAGTGGTGTTGCTGAACTTCTGGGCTAGCTGGTCTGCTACTTCCAGGATGGAGAACCAGGAACTGAAACAGATCATCAAAGCATACGATCCTAAGAATCTGGTGGTGATCAACGTTTCCCTGGATGAGCGCAAAGAACAGTGGTTACAGGCCATCGCTGATGATAAAATGAGCGGTATCAATGTATCCGACCTGAGATTCCTGAAGAACGAAGTAGCTGAACTTTATAATATTAACGCAGTTCCGCAGAACGTATTAATCGACGCATCAGGCAAAATTATCGGAAGAAATGTTAAAGGGACTCAGTTGTCAGAAAAATTGAACGGAATATTTGGTAAATAA